The genome window GGGCCAGTGATCGCCACCCGGTCCGCCCAGTCGATCTGCACCTCCACCGGCCCGAGCGTGAACGCACCCAGCCGAGCCACCGCGCCGTTGGCGGTGGCCACGATCGCACCGGCGCGAGGCGCCGCGGCAATCTCCATCTGCAGCTGCCACTCCTTGCGCGGCTCCTCGACGACCTCCAGACGTTCGAGCAGCCGCTCGGTCTGGCGCGCCTTCGCGGCCTGCTTCTCGGTCGCCTCGGACCGGAACTTGCGACCGATCTTGTCGTTGTCCGGTGCCGCCTTGCGGTGGGCGTTCTTGACGCCCTTCTCCATCCAGGCTCGTTGCGTCCGCGCCCGCTCGGTGAGCTCCCCCACCCGGTCGGCGTAGCCCTCGTAGGCCTCTCTGGCCTGCCGGCGTGCGATCTGCCGCTCCGTCAGATATGCCGTGTAGCCGCCCCCGTAGATCTTCACCTGCTGCTGGGCCAGGTCGAGCTCGACGATCTTCGTGGCGGTGCGGACCAGGAACTCCCGGTCGTGGCTGATCAGGCCCACCCCGACGCGCAGCCCGCTGACGAACTGCTCGAGCCGTTCCAGGCCGTCCAGGTCGAGGTCGTTCGTCGGTTCGTCGAGCAGGAACACGTCGTAGCGCGAGAGCAGCAACGACGCCAAGCCCGCGCGGGTCGCCTGCCCGCGGGACAGCGTCGCGACCTCGGTGGCCGGGTCGACCCCGAGCCCGAGGTCCGCCAACGTCGCCTCGGTGCGCTCCTCGAGATCGGCCGCACCCAGGGCCAGCCAGCGCTCCAGCGCGAGGCTGTAGGCGTCCTCCGCGCTGAGGCCGCCGATCGGGTGGCCGGCGCCGAGCGCGTCGGCGGCGGCGTCCAGGGCAGCCTGCGCAGGCGCGACGCCGGAGCGTCGGGCGATCAAACCGAGCACCGTCTCGCCAGCCACCGGCCCGGGCTCCTGCGGCAGATAGCCGACGACCGCTCCGGGCGGCGACAGGCTGACCCGCCCCGACCCCGGCGGCGCCAGCCCGGCGAGCAGCTTGAACAGCGTCGACTTGCCGGCCCCGTTCGGCCCGACGACACCGAGTGCATCGCCCGGCGCCAGAACCAGGTCGAGCCCCGCGAACAGAGTCCGGTCCCCGTGGGCGGCCGACAGGCCCTTCGCAGTCAATGTCGCGCTCATATGGGCCCGACGTTACAAGGCCGAGGCCGCACCGTGGCGCGGTGATCCGCCCCACCCGCGTGAGTTTTCACTGTCTCGGGTCTCGTTCGGCACGGATTCTCGGACCGATCGGCAAAGGCCGATTCATGTACAAGCCGGACGGGTCGGGCTGACGGTATTCAGAGCTGGGTCATTCTCAATAGCTGAATTCTTGTACCAGTGGACCGTGAATTCGGCAGCTGTCAGTTGATCGGACAATCACAAGAATTCAAAAAGCGCCCGGTACTCCTGAGGTTGGCGCCCGCGGCCGACCTCCGGAATGCCGTGCCGACCACCGGCTCGGCACACCAGGCGACTTGCACGGCCGCTGGGCCGGGCACCGGAACCACTCCGTTGTAATCCGACCAGTTCGGCTTCGTCAGCCAGTTCTACTCCGGCGTAGCGACTACCTCGGGATTGTCGGCCGGAATCCCTCGACCGGCGTTGCAAATTTGAGTACAAGTACGCAACAGTGTCGCCGTGAGGCACCGGTGATGACTCCACGGCGCGGGCGCCCGCCTCGGTTGTCGCTGGAAGCGATCGTCTCCGCAGCGCACGAACTGGTGGAGCGCGACGGCGCCGATTACCTGACGATACGCCGACTGGCGGAGGAACTCGGCTCCGGGGCGATGAGTCTGTACCGCCACATCAGCACCAAGGAACAGGTGTTCGCTGCCCTGGCTGATCGGTATTTCTCGGAGATTCAATTCCGGCGGGGCCGGAAGCAACGCAGGCATTCGAAATCCTCGCCTGCTACACCTTCGGGGCTGCCCTCCGGCACG of Sporichthyaceae bacterium contains these proteins:
- a CDS encoding ABC-F family ATP-binding cassette domain-containing protein — its product is MSATLTAKGLSAAHGDRTLFAGLDLVLAPGDALGVVGPNGAGKSTLFKLLAGLAPPGSGRVSLSPPGAVVGYLPQEPGPVAGETVLGLIARRSGVAPAQAALDAAADALGAGHPIGGLSAEDAYSLALERWLALGAADLEERTEATLADLGLGVDPATEVATLSRGQATRAGLASLLLSRYDVFLLDEPTNDLDLDGLERLEQFVSGLRVGVGLISHDREFLVRTATKIVELDLAQQQVKIYGGGYTAYLTERQIARRQAREAYEGYADRVGELTERARTQRAWMEKGVKNAHRKAAPDNDKIGRKFRSEATEKQAAKARQTERLLERLEVVEEPRKEWQLQMEIAAAPRAGAIVATANGAVARLGAFTLGPVEVQIDWADRVAITGPNGAGKSTLLAMLLGRLAPEQGSAGVGSGVRIGEIDQARSAFLGSTTLLRAFGEQVPDSSEADVRTLLAKYGLRSDHVLRPAASLSPGERTRASLALLQARGVNLLVLDEPTNHLDLPAIEQLEEALETYTGTLLLVSHDRRLLEVVRVNRRIAVEAGAVRELSV